The following is a genomic window from Bosea sp. RAC05.
GCAGGTCATGCCGATGCCGACCACGATCAGCACGAGGATGCCGAACCAGATCGCGACATCGTCGGCCGGCATGCCGAAATCGAGCGCCGTCACGATCGGGAAGAATACCGGCAGCGTCAGCAGGATCATCGCCAGCTCGTCCATGACGCCGCCGAGCACGATGTAGAACAGGAGCAGCCCGATCAGCACCGTATAGGGCGCGAAACCCGAGGCCGCGATCATCTCCGCCGCCGCGGTCGGTACCTGCGTCAGCGCCAGGAAGGCATTGAAGATCTCCGCGCCCAGCAGGATCGCGAAGATCATCGCCGAGGTCTCGGCGGTCTGCAGGATCGCCTGGCGGATCTCGACCGGCGTCAGCGTGCGACGCACCAGGCCGATGACCAGCATCACGAAGGCACCGACCGAGGCGCCCTCCGTCGGCGTGAACACGCCGCCATAGATGCCGCCGACGACCACGAGCGCGACCAGCAGCGCCGGGATGATTCCCAGCAGCGGCCCGATGCGGTCGCGCCAGGCGACGCGCGGCTGGGCCGGGCCCCATTCGGGGTGGCGGCGCGTCATCAGACCGATCGTGACGCAATAGAACGCCGCGGCCATGAGGCCGGGGATCAGCGCCGCCTTGAACAGCTTGGCGATGTTCTGCTCGGTCGAGATCGCATAGACGACCAGAATGACCGAGGGCGGGATCAGGATGCCGAGCGTGCCGCCGACCGCGATCACCCCGCAGGAGAAGCCGGGATCGTAACGGTAGCGCCGCAGCTCCGGCAGCGCCGCGCGCGAGAAGGTCGCAGTCGTCGCCACTGCCGAGCCGCAGATCGCCCCGAAGCCGGTGCAGGCGCCGATCACCGCCATGCCCAGACCCCCGCGCCGGTGGCCGACGACGGCGGACGCTGCCTTGAACAGGTCGCCCGCCAGGCCCGAGCGCTCGGCGAAGGCCCCCATCAGCACGAAGAGCGGGATCACCGAGAGCGTGTAGTTGGCGAAGATCTGATAGGGCGTGGTGCGGATGTAGTTCAGGAACGGATCGAGCCCGTTGAGTTGGATGTAGCCGACGCCGCCGACCAGCATCATCGCCAGCCCGATCGGCAGCCGCAGCGCCATCAGCGCCAGCAGCACGGAAAAGCCCGTGATCGCCATCGCAAAGCCGCTCATGGCGCCGTCCTCAGCAGGCGCCGGGCGCTGACCACGGCCGTGACGGACACCAGCATCGCCAGACCGGCACAGAGCCCGATCGGCAGATAGGTCGGCACCAGCAGCACCATGCTGGTCTCGCCCGTGCCGAACGCGGCGCGCGCACCGACCGCCAGGCGCCAGGCGATCAGCGCCATCACCAGCGCGTAGACGATGTCCCAGGTGGCATCGATGCGACGCTGCCAGCGCTCGGACAGCTTCAGCGTGAAGGTGTCGACGAAGATGTTGCCGCGGCGCAGCTGGCACCACGGCAGGAAGCAGAAGGCGGCCATCGCGGTCGCCATCTGCACCAGCTCGAAGTCGCCCGGAACGCCGGCGCTTCCGACGAGGTCGGAACGCAGTGTCACGCTGGTCACCACCGTGGCCGAGAGCGTGATCAACAGCACGCCACCGAGCAGGGCGATGCCCTGCACGGTCCTCTCGAACGCCGATGGCGCAGTCTCCCCCCGATCGTGCGCCATCGGCCCGGTCACGCCGCCTTTTCGTGCTTGGCGAGCGCGGCCCGCGCGCTAGCGAGCAGCTTCTCGCCGTCGAGGCCCTTCTCCTTGGTCGATTTCAGCCAGGCCTCGATCACCGGCTCGGTCGTCTTGCGCCAGCGCGCAGCTTCCGCCTCCTCGATGACGGTGATGGTGTTGCCGCGCTTGCGCACCATGTCGGAGACGACGATGGCCTGCTCGTCCCAGACCTTGCCGGCCATGCCGGCGGCCGTGGCGCCGGAATTGCGGTCGATGATCGCCTTGAGGTCCGGCGCCAGCGCCTCGTACTTCGCCTTGTTCATGGCGAGGATGAAGGTCGCGACATAGAAGGTCGGCGAGCCCGGGATCTCGGTGTGGAACTTCACCAGCTCCTGCACCTTCACCGAGGGCACCACCTCCCAGGGGATGACGGCGCCGTCGATGACGCGCTGCGCCAGCGATTCCGGAACCTGCGGCACCGGCATGCCGATGGCGTTGGCGCCGAGCGCCTTCAGCGCCTCGCCGGCCAGGCGCGTCGGGAAGCGCAGCTTGAGGCCCTTGAGGTCCTCCATCGTCTTGATCTGCTTGTTGGCGTGGATCAGACCGTGGTCATGCGTCCACAGGCAGATCGGGTGCACGTCCTTCAGCTCGGCGGCGAGGTTCTGCTGCGCGTATTCGGTCAGCGCCAGCGAGTTCACCAGCGCCCGCTTGTTGGCGACGAAGGGCAGCTCGAAGGCCTCGAGCCCGGTGAAACGGCCCGGCGTGTAGCCCGGCAGCGTCCAGACGAGGTCGGCGACGCCGTCGCGCGCCTGGTCGAAGAGCTGCGGCGGGGTGCCGCCGAGCTGCATCGAGGGGAAGATGTCGATCTTGATGCGCCCGTTGGATTCGGCCGCGACCTTGTCGGCCCAGGGCTTGAGGAAGCGGGCATGCCCCACCGCGACCGGCGGCAGGAAATGGTGCATCTTCAGCGTCACCTCCTGCGCGTTCGCACGAGTGGCGCGCAGCACGGCCGGCGCGGCGACGGCCGTTCCGGCGCCCAGCAGAAATCGGCGGCGATCAAACGTCATGACTTCCCTCCCAAGGATGTCGGCTGCTTCTCTGCGCCGCCCCGGCGGGACGCACGCATGACAGTGTCGTCAACTTAGCATGACCGGCGGCGAGTCTGGCCTCGGGGCCCGCCCGCTTCTGGATCGAGGGAGATCGTTGCCGACGCAACCAAATCCGTCAAGCCCCCATGATCGGCCTTGCGGCAGGATCCGCGCATGAAAAACCGCGCCCCACGGGGGCGCGGTCGCGGATCGCGCAGCCGATGTCCGCTCAGGCCTGCGGCGGAATCCGCAGCACCCAGCCGGGCAGGATAAGATCCGGGTTCTTCACCGGCGGCGTGTTCGCCTTGACGATGTCGTTGTATTTCGCGCCCTGGCCCTTGCCATAGTGCTCCTCGGCGATCTTCCAGAGCGTGTCGCCCTTCTTCACCGTGTAGAACACCGCGGCCGGCACCTCCTTGGTCACCACGAGGTCGGACTCGACGGTGGCGATGCCGACGGTGTTGCCGAGCGCGAGGATGATCTTCTCGGCCTCCTCGGTCGACATCGCCTTGCCCGAGACCTTCACCTTGTCGCCATCGATGCTGATCGCGACATCGGAGGGCAGGCCGTGGCCGGCGAGTTCCTTCTGCAGCGTATCCGGCGTCGCCGCCTTGGCCGAACCGAAGATCTTGGCTCCGGCATCCTTGATGAAACTGAACAGGCCCATGCGTTTCCTCCATCCGTTGGGGCCCCATCAAGCCCAACTGCGATGACATGTTCAAGGCGGCCGTGGCCCCGCTTGTGCTTTTCCCACCTGCTGCCGTAGCGGGAGGCCAGATCATCCGCGCCGACGGATGACAGAAAAGGGCTTTCCCCGGCCGGCCGCGACTGCCACAAGCGCGCCGAACCGCCAACAGGAGCTTCCCGATGCTGACCCTCGCCCAGGCCCAGACGATCCTGGCCACCGCCCTCGCCCATGCCCAGGGCGCCGGATTCAAACCGCTGGCCATCGCCATCCTCGATGCCCGCGGCGCGCATAAGCTCGTCGCCGCGCAGGATGGCACCAGCCTGAAGCGCTGCGAGATCGCCATCGGCAAGGCCCATGGCGCGGTGGCCATGGGCGTCGGCTCGCGCGCCCTGCACAAGATGGCGCTGGAGCGCCCCTATTTCGTCGAGGCGGCGACCCACGCCGTCGGCGGCTCGCTCGTGCCGGTTCCCGGCGGCGTCTTGATTCGCGATGCAGGCGGGGCGCTGCTGGGCGCGATCGGCATCTCGGGCGACACCTCGGACAATGACGAGGCCGCGGCGCTCGCGGGCATCGCCGCCGCGGGCCTCGTCGGCGACACCGGCGCCTGAGCAGGCGCCGACACGGCCCGGATCAGTGGGCCAGCGCCGACGACACCGCCTCGCGGCCCGCAACCGGCGCCGCGGGGCCGAGGCCCAGCGACTCGCGCACCTGCCGGGAGGGGCCCGAGAGCAGCGAGGGCAGCAGCGAATTGCCATCGGCGACGAGCGGCTCGTCCTTCAAAGGCGGCAGCGGCAGGAACTCCTCGCCCTCCTCCGCCGGGGCCGGGCTGACGCGCTCGCGCAGCTCCGCGAAGGCGCCCTCGATCGGCCGGAAGCTGAAGCGCACCTTGTGCGTCCCGGCCGGCACCTGGACCGCCCGGAACAGGACATTGGCCTTCAGGATCTCGGTCTCGACGCCGTCGACCTCAGCCCGCCACCAGGGGTGATAGGTGTCGTTCAAGACCACGAAGCCCGCCGCAGAACTCGTGACCTCGATCTCGACCTCGGTGTTCTCGTAGCGCCGCACCGTGACCGCGGCCCGAGCCTGAGCCGGCCCCTCGGTCACGGCGACCGGCGGCTCGGTCTCGAGCAGGACGGCCTGCTGCGGATCGACCTCGGGCCAGCGCCCGCTCTGCTTCATCGCGTCGAAATCGGCCAGCTCCCAGCCGCCGACGAACTGCACCCGCGGCAGCGCCCGCGGATTCTCGTAGATATAGCCTTCCTTGGTCCGCGCGATCAGCCGGAGATCGCCGTCGCGCAGCGCGTGATCGACCTGCTCGATCGGCAGCGGCGAGGCGATGTAGCGAAGGCCCAGCAGATTGGCGAGGCGGCAGCGATAGGACGGGAAGAGCGGCGTGAACTTGCGCTCCGAGGGCGAGGCGACGCCATCGCGCGTGCCGACCGCATCCGAAAAATCGGCCAGCCGCAGCGGGTTGTAGCCGAGCGTATGATCGAGCCCGTGGACGAGGCTCGCATTGGGCCACTCGAAGCCGAGCCCCAGCAACTCGACCCGGTCGCGCCGCGGCGAGCCGGCCGGCTGCACGGTCAGCCGCTTGAGCAGGGCGATGGTCTCGTTGCCGGTCTCGGGGCGCAGCACGTCGTAGAGCCGCGGCGGCAGCGCCGTCGACTCGTTGGGGCCGTTGTTGGCGCCGAGATCGGCCGCCATCACCCCGGCGACGACGAGCGTCGCCAGCACGGGACCGAGCGTCGCGCGCGGCTGCCGCAGGAACAGGACGAGGCAGGCTGCGGCGACGAACCAGGCGAGCGCGATGGCGACGGGGCGCAGCGCATCGCGCAGATGCCCCTCACCCTGCGAGACGGCCAGCGCGACACCGGCCACGACCAGCACGACGGCTGCGCCGATCGCGAGGTCGCGGCGGAAGGAAATCTCCGGCCCGGCGGTGACGATCCGGTGCAGCACATAGCCCGACAAGAGCGCGCCGAGCGCCCCGACGAGGAAGGTCGCGTCCGCCGGGCGGCGGAACACCTTCACGCCCGGCAGATAGTCATAGGCGAGGTCGAAGACCGGCGTGTAGCGGCCGAGCGCGAACAGCACCATCAGCCCGAACAGCACGGTCAGCGGCCGCACCGCCCGATCGAACAGCCAGCCGCGCGTCAGCCCCGGCGCGATCAGCAGCAGAAGCGGCAGCGCGCCGAAATAGACCTGCCCCATGTTCTGGGAGAGGTAGAGCTCCTTGGCCCAGTTCGGGTTGTTGTAGGGGCCCCAGAATTCCACCGAAGGGTCCTGCGCGCCGAAGAGATCGCCGAAGAAGGCGGTCAGCAGCGAGGCCGGGTGCAGCGAGCCGCGTCCGGCCTCGACGAGGTCGATCGCGGGGCGCGTCGTCGCCTCGGCGAAGAGCCAGGTCCAGAGCAGCGGCAGCACGATCGTCGCGCCGCCGACGAGGCAGGCCAGCCCAATCGGCGCGAGGCTGCGGCGGATCGCGCCGAAGCCGCCCGAGAGCCAGTGCCCGGCCACCATGCCAACGAGGATGTAGGCGCCCAGCAGCGCCACCTGGTCGGGCTCCAGCACCATCAGCCCGGCCGCAAAGCCGGCGAAGGCGCCCGCCAGCAGCGAGTTTTGCTGCAGCATCCGCGCCGTCAGCCAGAAGGCGATGGCGAAGAAGGCGAGGCTGGCGATCTGGCCGACATGCTGGACGCGCCAGGCCGCCGAGGCGCCGAAGGCGAAGACCATCGCCGCCAGCACCGCCCCGGCGGGATGCCAGTTGCGGTCGCGGAAGAACATCATCAGGGCGAGCCCGCCCGCCAGCAGATGGGCGAGCACATAGGCGTCGACGGCGCGGAAGCTCGGCGAGGGAACGAGCGCCGCGAGAAGGATGGCGGGGGAGAAGATCAGCGACTGCGGGTCCGCCACCTGCGGCGAGCCGCCGAAGACGTTGTGCGTCCAGAACGGGGACTGACCCGAATGGAGCGCCCGCGCCAGGAACTGGATCTGCGCCTGAAAATGCGCCTTGGCATCGAACGGGATGGTGACCGCGCCCGAAAGCCAGGGCCAGCACAGCACCGCCCAGACACAGATGAAGGCCATGGCCGCCAACCCGTAGCCGGCGACCCTTCTCGAATGCGCGTCCAACGGACCCCCCGGTCCCATCTTCATGCCGGAGGCACCCGGATCGGGAACCACAGTCCAGCCTGTCAGTGGCCGGACCATGCCCCCAGCGAGGTGAACTGAAACTGAATGAAATCACGCAGCCGTGATCACGATCTTCCGCAGCGTAAGGGATTTGTGACCGGGGTTGGCGACGTGGGCCGGCTCGGTGCGAATCAGCGCCCCTGCGCCAGCCATTGCGCCAGCACGCGCCGCTCGTCGGCCGTCATCCCCGAGAGGTTGTTGGGCGGCATCGCATGGGTCATCACGGCCTGGACGCGGATCGCGCGGGCATGGGCCGCGATCGTCTCCGGCTCGTGCAGCAGGACGCCCTTGGGCGGAATCTGGATGCCGGGCCAGGTCGGCTCGGGCGCATGGCACATCGCGCAGCGCCCGGTGACGATGTTGGCGACGGCCTCGGGCGGTGGCTGCAGGCCGGCGAGCATGACCGGCTTGGCCGCCGGCAGTGGCGTGAGGCCCAGCCGCTCGCGCCCGCCCGGCGAGGACGCCATCGCCACCCAGAAGGCGAGCCAGAGCGCCACCAGCGCGACCACCCAGGTCCACCACGGCGATTTCGCATGGTCGGCATGGCGGATGTTGAAGAAATGCCGGATCAGCGCGCCCGCCACGATGATGAGCGCCACCAGCACCGGGATCACCGCCGAATTGGCATAGGTGACCGGATAGTGGTTCGACAGCATCAGGAACAGCACCGGCAGGGTGATGTAGTTGTTGTGCAGCGAGCGCTGCTTGGCCGCCTTGCCGTATTTCGGGTCCGGCTTCTCGCCGGCGGTCAGCGCCGCGATGACCTTCCGCTGGCCGGGCATGATGTTGAAGAAGACATTGGCGGTCATGATCGTCGCCATCAGCGCGCCGGTATGGATCAGCGCGCCGCGCCCGGAGAAGACCGAGGCAAACGCCCAGCTCGCCGCGACCACATAGGAAAAACCGAGCACGCCGAGCACGACGTCGTTGCGCCCGAGCGGCGAGCGGCAGAGCCAGTCGTAGAACAGCCAGCCGAAGACCAGCGCCGCGATGCCGAGGGCGCCGGCGGCGAGCGGCGAGAGCTGCATCACCGCCGGGTCGATCAGGTAGAGCTCGGACTGCGCGTAATAGACCCAGACCAGCAGGAAGAAGCCCGAGATCCAGGTCCAGTAGGCCTGCCATTTGTGCCAGGTCAGCTCGGCCGGCATTACGGCGGGCGCGACCAGGTATTTGCGCATCTCGTAGAAGCCGCCGCCATGCACCTGCCACGCCCGCCCGCCCTCGCCCGGCGGGATGTCGGCCGCGGGACGCAAGGACGCGTCGAGATGGATGAAGAAGAAGGACGAGCCGATCCAGGCGATCGCCGTGATCACATGCAGCCAGCGCAGCAGCATGCCGCCCCATTCCATCAGATAGGCGTCGAGCATCGCCGCGGTGGTCTCCTCATCTGGCGCGCAGGACGATGGACTTCGCCCGCGCCGAAGTTACGTTTGGCGCAAGGCAGCATGCAAGCGCGGCGCCGCACGAGCGGCGAAGGCGCAGCAGGAAGGACGGGCATGGCGGGACTGACCACACATATCCTCGACACCCATGGCGGCGTCCCGGCCGCGGGCGTGGCGATCACCCTGCGCCGGATCACCGACGGCCGGGCCGAAACGCTGGCGACCACCGTGACCAATGCCGACGGCCGCACCGACGCGCCGCTGCTGACGCCCGAGGCGACGCAGCCCGGGCTGTACGAGATCGACTTCGCGATTGGCCCTTATTTCCGCGGCCGCGGCGTCGCCCTGCCCGAGCCCGCCTTCCTCGAGACCGTCACGGTGCGCTTCGGCATCGCCGACACCAGCCGGCACTGGCATGTGCCGCTCAACTGCTCGCCCTATGGCTACACGACCTATCGCGGGAGCTGAGCCCCGTCGTCATTGCGAGCGCAGCGAAGCAATCCAGAACTGCAGCCTGGGTGGCCCCTGGATGGCTTCGCTCCGCTCGCCATGACGGTACGCGACTTGCTTATCCACCAACAGCTTACGACCCCGACCTGAATCACTTTGCGAGCGCCGTCCGCCATGACCGACCCTGCCTATCCGCGCGATCTCGAAGGCTATGGCCGCACCCCGCCGCATCCGCGCTGGCCGGGCAAGGCCCGCATCGCCGTGCAGTTCGTGATCAATTACGAGGAGGGCGGCGAGAACAACATCCTGCACGGGGACGCGGCCTCCGAGGCCTTCCTCTCCGAGATCGTCGGCGCCGCGCCCTGGCCCGGCCAGCGCCACATGAACATGGAGTCGATCTACGAATACGGCTCGCGCGCCGGCTACTGGCGGCTCTGGCGGATGTTCACCGAGAGGAACATGCCGGTCACCGTCTTTGCCATCGCCAGCGCGCTCAAACGCTATCCGGAGATCGCGTCCTCGATGCAGGAGGCAGGCTGGGAGATCGCCACCCATGGCCTGAAATGGATCGACTACCGCGATATGCCCGCCGAGAAGGAGCGCGCCGACATCCTC
Proteins encoded in this region:
- a CDS encoding YfhO family protein, whose product is MAFICVWAVLCWPWLSGAVTIPFDAKAHFQAQIQFLARALHSGQSPFWTHNVFGGSPQVADPQSLIFSPAILLAALVPSPSFRAVDAYVLAHLLAGGLALMMFFRDRNWHPAGAVLAAMVFAFGASAAWRVQHVGQIASLAFFAIAFWLTARMLQQNSLLAGAFAGFAAGLMVLEPDQVALLGAYILVGMVAGHWLSGGFGAIRRSLAPIGLACLVGGATIVLPLLWTWLFAEATTRPAIDLVEAGRGSLHPASLLTAFFGDLFGAQDPSVEFWGPYNNPNWAKELYLSQNMGQVYFGALPLLLLIAPGLTRGWLFDRAVRPLTVLFGLMVLFALGRYTPVFDLAYDYLPGVKVFRRPADATFLVGALGALLSGYVLHRIVTAGPEISFRRDLAIGAAVVLVVAGVALAVSQGEGHLRDALRPVAIALAWFVAAACLVLFLRQPRATLGPVLATLVVAGVMAADLGANNGPNESTALPPRLYDVLRPETGNETIALLKRLTVQPAGSPRRDRVELLGLGFEWPNASLVHGLDHTLGYNPLRLADFSDAVGTRDGVASPSERKFTPLFPSYRCRLANLLGLRYIASPLPIEQVDHALRDGDLRLIARTKEGYIYENPRALPRVQFVGGWELADFDAMKQSGRWPEVDPQQAVLLETEPPVAVTEGPAQARAAVTVRRYENTEVEIEVTSSAAGFVVLNDTYHPWWRAEVDGVETEILKANVLFRAVQVPAGTHKVRFSFRPIEGAFAELRERVSPAPAEEGEEFLPLPPLKDEPLVADGNSLLPSLLSGPSRQVRESLGLGPAAPVAGREAVSSALAH
- a CDS encoding TRAP transporter substrate-binding protein, which gives rise to MTFDRRRFLLGAGTAVAAPAVLRATRANAQEVTLKMHHFLPPVAVGHARFLKPWADKVAAESNGRIKIDIFPSMQLGGTPPQLFDQARDGVADLVWTLPGYTPGRFTGLEAFELPFVANKRALVNSLALTEYAQQNLAAELKDVHPICLWTHDHGLIHANKQIKTMEDLKGLKLRFPTRLAGEALKALGANAIGMPVPQVPESLAQRVIDGAVIPWEVVPSVKVQELVKFHTEIPGSPTFYVATFILAMNKAKYEALAPDLKAIIDRNSGATAAGMAGKVWDEQAIVVSDMVRKRGNTITVIEEAEAARWRKTTEPVIEAWLKSTKEKGLDGEKLLASARAALAKHEKAA
- the uraH gene encoding hydroxyisourate hydrolase, with protein sequence MAGLTTHILDTHGGVPAAGVAITLRRITDGRAETLATTVTNADGRTDAPLLTPEATQPGLYEIDFAIGPYFRGRGVALPEPAFLETVTVRFGIADTSRHWHVPLNCSPYGYTTYRGS
- the lysM gene encoding peptidoglycan-binding protein LysM, whose protein sequence is MGLFSFIKDAGAKIFGSAKAATPDTLQKELAGHGLPSDVAISIDGDKVKVSGKAMSTEEAEKIILALGNTVGIATVESDLVVTKEVPAAVFYTVKKGDTLWKIAEEHYGKGQGAKYNDIVKANTPPVKNPDLILPGWVLRIPPQA
- a CDS encoding urate hydroxylase PuuD, translating into MLDAYLMEWGGMLLRWLHVITAIAWIGSSFFFIHLDASLRPAADIPPGEGGRAWQVHGGGFYEMRKYLVAPAVMPAELTWHKWQAYWTWISGFFLLVWVYYAQSELYLIDPAVMQLSPLAAGALGIAALVFGWLFYDWLCRSPLGRNDVVLGVLGFSYVVAASWAFASVFSGRGALIHTGALMATIMTANVFFNIMPGQRKVIAALTAGEKPDPKYGKAAKQRSLHNNYITLPVLFLMLSNHYPVTYANSAVIPVLVALIIVAGALIRHFFNIRHADHAKSPWWTWVVALVALWLAFWVAMASSPGGRERLGLTPLPAAKPVMLAGLQPPPEAVANIVTGRCAMCHAPEPTWPGIQIPPKGVLLHEPETIAAHARAIRVQAVMTHAMPPNNLSGMTADERRVLAQWLAQGR
- a CDS encoding TRAP transporter large permease codes for the protein MSGFAMAITGFSVLLALMALRLPIGLAMMLVGGVGYIQLNGLDPFLNYIRTTPYQIFANYTLSVIPLFVLMGAFAERSGLAGDLFKAASAVVGHRRGGLGMAVIGACTGFGAICGSAVATTATFSRAALPELRRYRYDPGFSCGVIAVGGTLGILIPPSVILVVYAISTEQNIAKLFKAALIPGLMAAAFYCVTIGLMTRRHPEWGPAQPRVAWRDRIGPLLGIIPALLVALVVVGGIYGGVFTPTEGASVGAFVMLVIGLVRRTLTPVEIRQAILQTAETSAMIFAILLGAEIFNAFLALTQVPTAAAEMIAASGFAPYTVLIGLLLFYIVLGGVMDELAMILLTLPVFFPIVTALDFGMPADDVAIWFGILVLIVVGIGMTCPPIGLNVFVVASLARDVPVTSIYRGVLPFVISDVVRLGIVVAFPALTLYLVKLLE
- a CDS encoding TRAP transporter small permease, whose product is MQGIALLGGVLLITLSATVVTSVTLRSDLVGSAGVPGDFELVQMATAMAAFCFLPWCQLRRGNIFVDTFTLKLSERWQRRIDATWDIVYALVMALIAWRLAVGARAAFGTGETSMVLLVPTYLPIGLCAGLAMLVSVTAVVSARRLLRTAP
- a CDS encoding GlcG/HbpS family heme-binding protein encodes the protein MLTLAQAQTILATALAHAQGAGFKPLAIAILDARGAHKLVAAQDGTSLKRCEIAIGKAHGAVAMGVGSRALHKMALERPYFVEAATHAVGGSLVPVPGGVLIRDAGGALLGAIGISGDTSDNDEAAALAGIAAAGLVGDTGA